Proteins encoded in a region of the Diospyros lotus cultivar Yz01 chromosome 9, ASM1463336v1, whole genome shotgun sequence genome:
- the LOC127809699 gene encoding uncharacterized protein LOC127809699, translating into MGQLTAVKPSRSDEVLDANEQALITEQVKAKFDSMAPKRPAKPCRSEPESPSPASYFSGANLPPPEFEKLRSLQSQSQGIISGSNTAADEFVETQYYQQLDSIDKQHHTTGSGFIKVAGGGAGDGYGLRVESGGHENGDRREAVFRTNPATNDWVPAMEDDQISYVSGKPSRSESD; encoded by the exons ATGGGCCAGTTGACCGCCGTGAAGCCGAGCCGGAGCGACGAGGTACTGGACGCTAACGAGCAAGCCCTGATCACTGAGCAGGTCAAGGCCAAGTTCGATTCCATGGCCCCCAAGAGGCCCGCCAAGCCCTGCCGGAGCGAACCCGAGTCGCCGTCTCCGGCATCTTACTTTTCCGGTGCGAATCTCCCTCCGCCGGAGTTCGAGAAGCTCCGATCGCTGCAATCTCAATCTCAGGGAATAATTTCGGGTTCCAATACCGCCGCTGACGAGTTCGTGGAGACCCAGTACTACCAGCAATTGGATTCTATCGACAAACAACACCACACC ACGGGGAGTGGGTTCATAAAGGTAGCCGGAGGCGGCGCCGGAGACGGTTACGGTCTCCGGGTGGAGAGCGGCGGCCATGAAAATGGAGATCGTAGAGAGGCGGTGTTCAGAACCAACCCTGCAACCAATGACTGGGTACCCGCCATGGAAGACGATCAG ATCAGCTACGTTTCTGGGAAGCCGAGCCGGAGCGAGAGTGATTAG